Below is a window of Myxococcaceae bacterium JPH2 DNA.
CGACGCGGCCGCTTCGTACGGCTCGGCGCAGCTCGGCGCTCCAAATCACCACTGTCTCTTTGAATCCGTCCAAGATGGGCGCGGACCCTAGCAGACGGGAAAGCGGACGTGGACAGCGCGCCGGGAGCGAATAGGATCCCCCCGCCCCCCGAACCCCCCGAGCACGATGCACCGTCGCCTCTTCGCCGTCCCCGCGCTCCTGGTTCCCTTCGCGCTCCTCCTCGGTGCCACGGAGCCCGCTCCGTCACCGAGTTCACCCCGAGTCGAGCCCCTGGCCGTGGTCGATGCGGGTGCTGTGACGGAACGGAGCCAGGACGCAGGAGCGGCGCAGGCTTCCTCCGCGGCGGAGGCGGCGGCTACCGCGGGGCGAAGTCTGGATTCAGGTGTGTCTCCGGAGTCCTCGGCGGTGGCCGTCGCGGATGCGGGACTGCCGGTGGGAGGCCGCCTGGCCGCTGGGGGAGCTGGCGCGGACGCGGGGACGCTCGCGATGCTGGGGCTCGTGCCTCCGTCGGCGGTGCCGTCGCGCGAGAAGGCGCCTCCGCTGCTCAAGGTCCAGGGGCTGCCTCATGCTGTTGACCTCCTCGCCCGCGCGAAGCTGGAGGGTGAGCAACTGGTGGTGAAGGAGGGGAAGGGCGCGAAGGCGCGGGCGCTGACCATCGATCCGGTGCTCCAGGCCGCGCTCACGCAGATTCTTCGGACGTATGAAGTGCCGTTCGGCGCGGCGGTGGTGCTGGAACCCGCCACGGGCCGGGTGTTGGCCATGGCCGAGCACTCGCAATCGCGGCCGGACCTGCGCGGGCTGGCGGTGCGCGCGGCGTTCCCCGCGGCGAGCATCTTCAAGCTCGTCACCGGCAGCGCGCTGCTGGAGGCGGGCGTGACGCCCGAGACCGAGGAGTGCTTCCACGGCGGCAAGCGGCGCCTGTCCGAGAAGCACCTGGAGGACAGCGAGCGCGACGGCGCATGTCTGTCGTTGGCGCTGGCCATGGGCAAGAGCGCCAACGTCATCTTCGCGAAGATGACGCACAAGCACCTGAGCGTGGACGTCCTGCGGCGCATGGCCGCGCGCTTCCACTTCAATCGGGAGATTCCCTTCGCGGTCCCCACCGACGTGTCCTTGGCCGCGATCCCCGAGGACGAGTTCGGACTGGCCAACACCGGCGCGGGCTTCGGTGACGTGTTCCTGTCGCCGCTGCACGGCGCGCTGCTGGCCGCCGTGGCCGCCAATGGAGGCCGCTGGGTGGACCCCGTCCTGTTCGAGCCCGACGTCACGACGCCTCCGCCCGAGGGCGAGGCGGTGCTCACGCCCACCACCGCGCGCGCCCTCACCGCGATGATGGAGGAGACGGTCACGCACGGCACCGCGCGCCACATCTTCCGGGAGCGGGGCTTCCGCGTGGATGGCGCGGTGGGCAAGACGGGCACATTGGCGGATCGCGAGCCGTTCCACGACTACTCGTGGTTCGTGGGCTTCGCGCCCAAGGAGCATCCACGCGTCGCTGTGGCGGCGCTGGTGGTGAATGATCCGAAGTGGCGGATCCGCGGCTCGTACCTGGGCCGCGAGGCGCTGCGCCTGGGCCTGGAGCGAGTGCCCGCGCCGGTGGAGCTCACCGCGCCGGCCTCGGCGGCGGGCAAGCACTGAGGCTTCAGCGCGGAGTGAGCTGCAAGAGCCCCGCGTCCACGAAGCCCTGGAAGAACTTCAGCGCCTCCAACTCCTGGAGCGGCGACACGTGGACGATGGCGGCGACGTCGCGCCGGCCATCCACGCGCGACAGGAGATAGCGCTCGGGCGCGGACAGCGGCGTCGACTTGAGCTGCGCGGGCGTCACCAGCAAGCCGGGCACGCGCCCGGGCTCCATCAGCTCCTTGCGCAGCAGCGTCAGCAGCTTCGCCTCGGCGGACTTGAGCAGCGCGGTGGATGCAGGGGAGGGCGACATCTCGTGCGCGCGGCGCGCCAGGGCTTCGCCGTCTCGCAGGTTGCCCGCGTCGATGAACATCTGCGCGGCCTGGAGCACCTCGTCGGATGAGGACTCCGAGCCGATGACTCCGTCGCTGGGCGCGTCCTCGTCCTCCACGACGACGACGGGGCCGGAGGCTCGCACGGGCGCGGCCTCGGGCGGCTCGTCCGACACCTTCACCGCGTCCAGGCGATAGAGCGCATAGAGGCGCTGATAGAGGAAGAAGTCCGTGGCGTGCATCGCCATGGCGATGCCGTCGATGGAGAGGCCCTCCTTGATGTGCTGGACGATGCGCTCGTCCACGCCGCCGGGCTTGCGCTCGGGCAGCTTGCGCTCGTCCACCGTCAGGCGCACGCCGCCCATTGGGAACACGGCGCGGATGGCCTCCCACGCGGTTTCGCGGAACTCTCCCTCGCGGTGCACGTCCAGCAGGTCCACGCGGATGTCGAGGCCCTCGATGTCGGGCGCGTCGTCCGCGGCCTCGAAGGCGAAGTCGCCGTCCTGCCAGGGGAACGCGTCCAGCAGCATCTCGCGGAACTTGTGGCTCAGCGTGTTGCGCACCGTGGACTCGGGCACCAGGCCCGTCATCACCAGGATCTTCCCGAGGAAGATGCGCGTCTCGGCCTGCGTGGCGAAGGCCTTCTCCAACTGGTCCTCCGTCAGGTGCCCCATGTTGATGAGGAACTGACCGAAGAACTCGCGCGCCTGATTGGAGCTGGCGCTGGTGACGTGGCCCTCGCTCAGCGCGAACTGCTTGCGCACGTCCCCCCGCTCCAGCCTCAGGGTGCCTGTGGCGCGGCGATTCCCGAGATGGACGACGAGGTCCTTGAGGGGCATCGTCGAGAAGTCACCAGACAGGCCACGCATCGAACGCCCATCCTGCAACGCATGAGAGTCGATATCTACTCGAAACCCAATTGCTCCCTCTGCGAGAAGGCGAGGGTCGTGGTCGAGGAGGTGCGTGCTCGCATCCCCTTCGAGCTGCGGATCCTCAGCATCCTCGAGGACCCTGAGCTTCTGACCCGCTGGCGTTACGAAATCCCCGTGGTGGTCATCGACGGGGTGCCCGCCTTCACGCTCCAGGTGGATGCCGAGTCCCTGGAAGCCCGGGTGCGTGAGGCAATGGGTGGCATACCCGTTGCTAAATCGCTCGCCCGGGATGGGTAGGGCCGCGCCCTTCACCTGGAAATCCAGGGGGATGCACGCCGTGGAGGAGGGGGAGGGGCTGTAATTCCGGGCGGCGGGCGGAGGGCATCGTGGGTCAAAAAGTGCTGTCGGGGAGGGCGCGACGGTGGGTGTGAGACACAAGCGCGTGGGGCGGGCGGGACAGCCTCCCACGGTGCTGCTGGTCGAGCCCCGGGCTGACGCCCTGGAGCGGACCCGGGCCCTGCTGGGGGAGGCGGGGTTCCGGGTGGTTCCCGTGACGCGTTTCGACGCGGCGGCGCCCCTGTTCGAAGTGGTGCGTCCGGACGCCGCGCTGTTGGCCGCGCAGGCGCCGGACTTCGCGGCGGTGCAGGTGGCGAGGCGGCTGCGGCAGATCAGCCGAGGCACGGTGCCGTTGATGTACCTGGTGGATCCACACGACCCCGAGGCGTGGCGGCACTGCCTGCAGAAAGGGCAGTGCGTGGACGTGGCGCCGCGCTCGGGGAGTGGGGACGAGCTGCCCATGAAGCTGCATGCGCAGCTGCGCTTGAAGCAGGCGGTGGAGCGCGCGGCGGTGGGCGAGGAGTCGAGCACCGCGCTGGCGCTGCATGACGCGGTGACGGGGCTCTACAACCGACCGTTCCTGCTCGCGTTGATCGGCTTGGAGATGCGGCGCGCGGAGCGCTACGGCGGCAACTTCAGCGTGCTGACGGCGCGGGTGGATGGCTGGGCATCGTTCCGCAAGGAGTATGGGCGGGGGATGGCGGAGCGGCTGCTCGTGTACTGCGCGGTGGTGTTGGGGCAGACGGTGCGGGAGGCGGACGCGGTGGCGCGCGTGGGCGAATGCGAGTTCGCCGTGCTGCTGCCGGGGACGCCCACGGAGACGGTGCAGGACGTGGTGGCCCGGGTGGGGGCTCGATTCGACGCGGCGCGCTTCCAGGTGGAGGGGCGCGTGGTGCAGACGGCGCTGGGGTTGGGGGCGGTGAGCTTCCCAGACACGGTGGGCACGCCCATGCAGTTGCTGAGCGCTGCCCTCCAGACGCTGCGCCGCACGCGCGAGATTCGGCGGGCCGCCGGGGCACCGACCCGGCTGTCCGTGTGAGGAAGGCGGGAGGGTTCGATGCACAGGGCGAGCGGAGGCGAGGGGATGGATCGGATCGCGGTACTGGTGGTCGATGACGAGGAGTCGGTGCGCACCTTTCTGTCCGAGCTGCTGGGCAGCGCGGGATATCAGGTGCGCTGTGCCGCCAGCGGGGCCCAGGCCTTGGAGATGCTCTCGGGCGGCTCCTTTGACGCCATGCTCCTGGATGTGGTGATGCCGGAGCTGAGTGGACTGGACGTGCTGCGACGCTATCGCAGCTCAGGGGGCAGCGCGCCGGTCATCGTGCTCAGCGCGCTGGCGGGCGCGGACGACGCGGTGCGCGCGATGAAGATGGGGGCCAGCGATTACCTGTCGAAGCCGTTCGGGAATGACGAACTCCAGGATGTGCTGTCGCGAGCCCTGGGGCCTCGTGTCCCCGAGCGTGCGGGAGCCGGAGGGGGGCGGGCACTGGCGGCGACCTCGGACTCGGGCGTGGATGCTCGAGCGCTCATTTCCAATTCTTCTTCCATGCGCCGGGCGCGCGCGCTCGTCGAGCGCATCGCGGACACCGATGTGCCGGTGTTGCTCTTGGGCGAGTCCGGCACGGGCAAGGAGGTCATCGCCCGGGAGATTCACGCGCGCAGTCAGCGACGCGGCCGGCCCTTCATCAAGGTCAACTGCGCCGCGCTGCCGGGTGAGTTGCTGGAGAGCGAGCTGTTCGGCCATGAGCGCGGGGCCTTCACGGGCGCCACCGCGGAGAAGCCAGGCAAGTTCGAGCTGGCGGATCAGGGCACCATCTTCCTGGACGAGATTGGTGAGATGGCCATCCGCCTCCAGGCCAAGCTGCTCCAGGTGCTCCAGGACGAGGAGTTCTTCCGCGTCGGTGGCAAGAAGAGTGTCCGGGTGGACAGCCGCGTCGTCGTGGCCACGAACCGCGACCTGGAGAAGGAGATCGCCCTCGGCAACTTCCGCGAGGACCTGTACTACCGCCTCAATGTCGTGGCCATCCGACTGCCTCCGTTGCGTGAGCGCAAAGAGGATGTGCTGCCCCTCACGGATCACTTCCTGAAGAAGTACGGCCGCAACTTCATCCACGCCGCGTCGGAGCTGCCCTCGGAGGTGCTCCATGCGTTCGCCGACTATGACTGGCCCGGCAACGTGCGCGAGCTGGAGAACATGGTCCGGCGGCTGTGCGTGCTGAAGGACCCAACGCTGGTGCTCGATGAGTTGCATGCGGCGAGTCGCAGCCCCGCGAGCGCGCCCTCGCTGCCCACCGCGTATGGCGGCGACGATGGCACGCCTCTGCCGCGCGCCGAGGAGCCGGCTCGCGCGCCCGTGAGCCCCGGTGTGCAGGTGCTGGAGATGCCCGCGCGGGGTGGGGCTTCGGGGAGTGGTGTCCCCGAGCCGGTGGTGAACGCGGTCGTGCCGCCGACTCGTTACGCGAATCCGTTCGATGCGCCCCAGCCTCCGCCTCCACCTCCGCCTGCCGGGGAGCTGTCGCTCAAGGACATTGGCAAGCGCGCGGCGATGCTGGCCGAGCGCGAGGCCATCCTCGTGATGCTCCAGCGCACGGCCTGGAACAAGCGGCGCGCCGCGACCAAGCTGCGGATCAGCTACAAGGCGCTGCTCTACAAAATCAAGGAGTGCGGCATCGTCGACCCGCGCGCGAGCGCTGAGTTCTGACGCCGACTTGCGCGCGGAGCCCGAGCCCGCTATCGCGCGGGCATGTCGCCTCCACTGGTGTTGCTGGGCTCGGGGTACACGCTGACGCGCCTTGCCGTGGCGGAAGCCTCGGCGGGCCGCGAGGTCCTGGCCGCGACGCGTGACCCGGACCGGCGCGCGCGGCTTACTCAGGCGGGGGCTCGCGTGGGCTCGCTGGAGGCGGCGCTCTTGCTGGCGCCCGGCGCGCACGTGGTCGTGTCGCTGCCTCCAGAGGCGGGGCTCGATGCGCGGGTCGCCGAGGTGCTCGCGACGGCGCCTCCCGCGCGGCTGGTCTACCTGTCCTCCACGGGCGTGTATGGATCCGCGCGGGGCCAGGTGGACGAGGACACCGCGGTGGACCCCTCGACGCCCATGTCTCGGGGGCGGCTGGAGGCCGAGGCGCGCTATCTCGCGGTGGGCGCCGTGGTGCTGCGCATCGCGGGCATCTACGGGCCGGGTCGTGGTGCCCATCTGCGGCTGCGCACCGGGGCGTTGCGGCTTCCCGAGTCGGGGGGAGGGCGGCTCAGTCGCATTCACGTGGACGATCTGGGCCGGGCCATCCACGTCGTGCTGGAGCGCGGTGTCCCAGGCGCCGTCTACTGCGTGGCCGATGACCGGCCCGCCACGCTCGCGCAGACGGTGGGCTGGCTCTGCGAGCGCCTGGGGCTGCCGCTCCCTTCGACGGTCCCGCTGGCGCAGATGCACGAGTCGCTGCGCGGCGACCGCGCCATCTCCGCCGCGCGCTTGAAGGCGCTCGGCTGGGCGCCTCTGCATCCGGACTTCGAGGCTGGCTTCACTGCTGTCTTGGAGGAAGAGTCCCGGTGCGACTGACCGCCGCGGTGACCCTGTGGCGGCTTCGCTCCGCGGACGCTGATCCGGTTCATGCGCCGTGCGAGAGCGCCCACGCTTTCGGAAGAGTCCTCGAGGAGGATGCCCGGTGAGTTCGACGGATGCCGTGACCCTGCGACGACTTCGCCCCGATGAAGCCGAGCAGGTTCGTGCCCTGCGCCAGCGCGCGCTGCGCGAGAGCGCCCACTCCTTCGGCTCTCTTCCCGAGGAGGATGCTGCCTTGCCCATCGAGGAGATGCGCGCGCGGCTCGGGGCGGGGGCACCGGAGGAGCGGGTCGCGGTGGGCGCGTTCCTCGCGGGCTCGCTGGTGGGCGTGGTCGGGCTGCGGCGCGAGGGGCGCCACAAGACCCGGCACAAGGCCACCGTGTGGGGCATGTACGTGGCGCCCGAGGCCCGCGGGACGGGCTTGGGTCGGCGCCTGCTGCTGGCCCTGATCGAAGAGGGGCGGCGGATGCCCGGCGTGGAGCGGCTGCTGCTCGCGGTGGTCGCGGACAACGTGGCGGCCCGCTCGCTCTACCTGTCGCTGGGGTTCGAGCCGTATGGCCTGGAGCGCCGCGCCCTGCGCATGGGGGACACCTACCTCGACGAGGAGTTCATGGTGCTCTCCCTCTGACAGTAGGGAGCGTGGACGGGGCCGGTGACACTCCCGGCCCGCCCTGGTGTTCGTTTGGGCGTGTGAGGGCGCTGATCCCCCGCGCGAGACCAGGAGAACACCGTGGATTCCACACATGAGCCGGGGGAGACGCAGGTGGGCGAAGGGGCCGAGGCAGGCCGCCAGGTCTCGGGTCCGCGCTGTCTGGGTCGGGAGGTCGCCTGAGCCATGGTCGCCCACACGCCGGAGTGGTTACTGGAGCGCATCGCCCTGAACGAGCTGCCCGCCTCTCACGTCGCCGCTCGCACCCGCCTCCTGGCCGAGCTGGATGGCCCCGCTCGGTTGGCCCGATTGGAGGAGGACTCCCGCCGCACCCTGGAGCGCTTCGCGCCCGCCCAGGTGGCCGCTGAAGTGGAGCGCCGCCGCCGAACCCAGGCGCTCGCCGCCGAGCGCGCGACCGTGGCGCACCCTTGGTTCGGCTCGCTGACCCTGGGCTTTCCCGTGGCGGCGTGCCTGGTCCTCCTGGTCCTGAGCGCCTCGCGCGACCTGACGCCCGAGACGCGCGCCACCGGAGTCTCGCCGCTGGAGTGGGAGACGGTGCGCATCAAGGGCGCGGCCCGGCTGCTCGTCCACCGCCAGGGCGCGCGCGAGCCCGAATCGCTGTCGAACCACTCCCAGGCGCACCGTGGGGACCTGTTGCAGCTGAGCTACTTGTCCGGTGGCCGCCGCCATGGTGCCGTGGTGTCCCTGGACGGTCGGGGCGCGGTGACGCTGCACTTCCCCGAGCGTCTCACGGGCTCCACCGCGCTCAAGGCGGGGGAGGCCGTGTCCCTGCCGAACGCGTACGAGCTGGATGACGCCCCCTCGTTCGAGCGCTTCGTCTTCGTGACGAGTGATTCGCCGGTCGACGTCGCAGCCGTGCTAGAGGCGGCACGCCGGGTGGCGCAGCAGCCGCAGTCCGCGCGTGAAGTGCGCCTCCCTCTGCCAGAATCGCTGGCCCAGACGTCTTTCACATTGGAAAAGGTGCCGTGATGCGCTGGCTCCCCTGGACCTTCCTCTTGCTTCCCTGGCTCGCCTCGGCGGCCCCCAACGAGCCCTCGGGCGTGACGGTGCGCCGCTTCGCGCTGTTGGTCGGCGTCAACGATGGCGGCACGAACCGCCTGCCGCTGCGCTACGCGGCGTCGGATGCGCGCGCCTTCGGGGACGTCCTGGTGGAGCTGGGCGGCGTGCAGCCCGCGGATCGGATCCTCCTGGTGGACAGCGACCGCGCGGGGCTGGTGGATGCGCTGCGGCGCTTCTCAGACCGCGTGAAGGCGGCTCGCGGGGCGGGGCGGACCGAGGCGCTCATCTACTACTCGGGCCACTCGGACGAGGAGGGCCTGCTGCTGAAGAATGATCGCTTCGGCTACTCGGAGCTGCGCAAGGCGCTGGAGGCGCTGCCCGCCGATGTGCGCATCGCCATCCTCGACTCGTGCGCGTCCGGCACCCTGGCGCGACAGAAGGGGGGCGTGCTGCGTCCCGCGTTCCTCGTGGACGCGTCGTCGGCCGTGCGGGGCCACGCCATCCTCACGTCGTCCTCCGAGGACGAGGTGTCCCAGGAGTCGGATCGCATCGGCGGCTCGTTCTTCACGCACAACCTGGTGTCGGGCCTGCGCGGCGCGGCGGACTCCACGGGGGACGGCCGCGTGACGCTGCACGAGGCCTACCAGTTCGCCTTCCACGAGACGCTCGCGCGCACGGAGAAGACGCGCGCGGGCGCGCAGCACCCGGCCTATGACATCGAGCTGGCGGGCACGGGCGACCTGGTGATGACGGACCTGCGCGCCACGTCCGCCGCGCTCGTGCTGGAGGATGGTCTCGAGGGGCGCATGTTCGTGCGCGACGAGCCCGGCCGGCTCGTGGTGGAGCTGAACAAGCTGGCGGGTCGCTCGACCGAGCTGGGCCTCCAGCCCGGGCGCTATGTCATCACCCGTGAGCGCCGGGGCGAGGGCTCCGAGGCGGCCATCGTGGTGCGCGAGGGCGCGCGCGCGGCGCTCGCGGACGCGGACTTCCACGCCGTCACGGGTGAGCTGACGGCCCTTCGCGGCGGTCCCGCGGTGGGCGGTCCCGTTGCCGCCGGTGCGGTGGATGCGCCGCAGCAGGCCGCGCCGCGTCAGCAGACCTTCCTCAACCTGGGCATCGCCCCTGGGGTTCAGACGAACGACATGATGGGGGGCGGCGAGCGAGACAACTCGGTGTCCTTCTCACTGGGCGTGGCGCGCATGTCGCGGCTGGATGGCGTGGGGCTGGCGCTGGGCGGCAACTGGGCCACGGAATCGATGCGCGGCGTGATGCTGGGCCTGGGCGGCAACTACTCGGAGGGCGATGCCTCGGGCGTGATGCTCGGCGTGGGCGCCAACTGGGTGCGTGGCCGGATTGACGGCGTTCAGGCCTCCTCGGGCGTGAACATGGCGGGCAAGGGCGGCTCGGCGTACCAGCTCTCCTCGGGCGCCAACATCTCTGGAGGGTCGCTGCGCGGCGCGCAGTTGGGCGCGGGGGCCAACTGGATCGAGGGGGACCTCTCCGGTGTGCAGCTCTCCGCGGGCGTCAACATGGTGCGCGGCCACATGAAGGGCATCCAGGGGGCCGCGGGCCTGAGCTGGGCGGACACCGCCGAGGGCATGCAGTTGTCCATCGTCAACGTGGGCACGGACGTGTCGGGCGCGCAGGTGGGCCTCATCAACATCGCGGGGAAGATGCGCGGCCTGCAGCTCGGCGTCGTCAACGTGGCCACCGACATGGAGGGCGTGCCCGTGGGCCTGCTGAGCATCGCGCAGAACGGGCAGTTCCACCTGGAGGTGTTCGGCAGCGACATCAACCCCGGCAACGTGTCCCTCAAGCTGGGCAGCCGGACCTTCTACACGACGCTCGTCGCGGGCATCGGGGACATGCCGGGCCAGAAGCGTCACTGGACGCTCGGTCTGGGGCTCGGCGCGCACCTGCCGCTGACCGACCGCCTCTTCGCGGACGTGGATGTCATCTCCCACAACGTCTTCGGTCTCGAGGAGGGGTGGGACTCCAACCGGCTGCTCCATCAGGCGCGGCTGATCGGCGGCTGGCAGCTCACCTCGCACCTGGCGCTCATCGGCGGCCCGACCTTCAACGTCCTTCACGCCACGAGCGGCCAGACGGTGGGGCACATCAGTCGGCTGGCGAGCGAAGCAGGCACGCGGAAGGTGGTGCTGTGGCCGGGCGTGCAGCTCGGCTTGCGCATCTGAATAGGTGCCATCAGTCCGAGTCGGGGGGGCGCCTTTCCATCCGGCCTTCTCCGGTGTCAGGCTCGCGAACCCGGTCGCGCTCCCGCGCGGCCATCGCCACCCTGTCCCGAGGGGTCACGATGTCGTCCAAGTCGTTGTTCGCGGCCTATAGCGAGGGCGTTCACCGCTCCATGGCCGGCAGCCATGAGGCCGCGATCCAGGCGTTCGACAAGGTCCTGGCCGAGGACCCCAGTCACTTTCCAGCGCTGACCGCGAAGGCGTCGTCGCTGAAGCAGCTCGGTCGGACCCCCGAGGCGCTGCGCTGCTTTCAGCGCGCCATCGAGCTGGAGCCGACCCTGGCGGATCCGCACCGCGACGCCGCCCTCTGTCAGTTGGAGCTGGGAGAGCCCGAGGCGGGCGCGGCCCTCATGGAGCGCGCCGTCCAGCTCAACAGCGCCCCGGGCTACCGCGAGGCCGCCGCCGTCGAGGTCTACACGGTGGGCAACGCCTTGCTGACCCAGGGCCCTCGGCGTCCGGACAAGGCGCGCTATCGCCTGGCTCGGCAGGTCTTCGAGCTGGCGCTGGAGCTGTCCCCCGCCTACGTGGAAGCCGCCAAGGCGCTGTCGGATGTGTGGGCGCACCTGGGCGACACGGCCCAGCGCGACCACTATGCGCAGCTCGCCAGTCGGCTGCGCCCGGCGGGAGCCTGAGCCGCCGGGAATCCTCCCGCCTGCTCCGCGTGTTGCCCCGTCCCCGCCCGGCCATTCCGGCGACCTTCGCGCGCACGCGCGGGGCCGGAGGGCGGGGCGTTGCCCGGGTGTTACAGCGCACTCGCCCCTCATTTTCTGGCCGGCCCGCCGAGGCCGCCCCACAGGAGAGAAGCCCGTATGATCGTGATGCTCGAGCCGGATTCCCCCGAGTCCGTCGTGTCCGCAGTCCTCCAGGTCGTCTCGCAGTACAAGGGCGTGACGCCTCGGACGCATGTCATCTCCGGGGCGGAGTCCACCATCACGGAGATCTACCTGCTGGGCTCCACGGCGCAGGTTCCCGTGGAGGCGTTCCAGCAGCTCGCGGGCGTGCGGCAGGTGGTCCGCGTGTCGCAGAAGTACCGGATGATCGGCCGGCACAGTGGCCAGCGCGTCAC
It encodes the following:
- a CDS encoding penicillin-binding protein; this translates as MHRRLFAVPALLVPFALLLGATEPAPSPSSPRVEPLAVVDAGAVTERSQDAGAAQASSAAEAAATAGRSLDSGVSPESSAVAVADAGLPVGGRLAAGGAGADAGTLAMLGLVPPSAVPSREKAPPLLKVQGLPHAVDLLARAKLEGEQLVVKEGKGAKARALTIDPVLQAALTQILRTYEVPFGAAVVLEPATGRVLAMAEHSQSRPDLRGLAVRAAFPAASIFKLVTGSALLEAGVTPETEECFHGGKRRLSEKHLEDSERDGACLSLALAMGKSANVIFAKMTHKHLSVDVLRRMAARFHFNREIPFAVPTDVSLAAIPEDEFGLANTGAGFGDVFLSPLHGALLAAVAANGGRWVDPVLFEPDVTTPPPEGEAVLTPTTARALTAMMEETVTHGTARHIFRERGFRVDGAVGKTGTLADREPFHDYSWFVGFAPKEHPRVAVAALVVNDPKWRIRGSYLGREALRLGLERVPAPVELTAPASAAGKH
- a CDS encoding ActD protein, whose translation is MVAHTPEWLLERIALNELPASHVAARTRLLAELDGPARLARLEEDSRRTLERFAPAQVAAEVERRRRTQALAAERATVAHPWFGSLTLGFPVAACLVLLVLSASRDLTPETRATGVSPLEWETVRIKGAARLLVHRQGAREPESLSNHSQAHRGDLLQLSYLSGGRRHGAVVSLDGRGAVTLHFPERLTGSTALKAGEAVSLPNAYELDDAPSFERFVFVTSDSPVDVAAVLEAARRVAQQPQSAREVRLPLPESLAQTSFTLEKVP
- a CDS encoding caspase family protein — its product is MRWLPWTFLLLPWLASAAPNEPSGVTVRRFALLVGVNDGGTNRLPLRYAASDARAFGDVLVELGGVQPADRILLVDSDRAGLVDALRRFSDRVKAARGAGRTEALIYYSGHSDEEGLLLKNDRFGYSELRKALEALPADVRIAILDSCASGTLARQKGGVLRPAFLVDASSAVRGHAILTSSSEDEVSQESDRIGGSFFTHNLVSGLRGAADSTGDGRVTLHEAYQFAFHETLARTEKTRAGAQHPAYDIELAGTGDLVMTDLRATSAALVLEDGLEGRMFVRDEPGRLVVELNKLAGRSTELGLQPGRYVITRERRGEGSEAAIVVREGARAALADADFHAVTGELTALRGGPAVGGPVAAGAVDAPQQAAPRQQTFLNLGIAPGVQTNDMMGGGERDNSVSFSLGVARMSRLDGVGLALGGNWATESMRGVMLGLGGNYSEGDASGVMLGVGANWVRGRIDGVQASSGVNMAGKGGSAYQLSSGANISGGSLRGAQLGAGANWIEGDLSGVQLSAGVNMVRGHMKGIQGAAGLSWADTAEGMQLSIVNVGTDVSGAQVGLINIAGKMRGLQLGVVNVATDMEGVPVGLLSIAQNGQFHLEVFGSDINPGNVSLKLGSRTFYTTLVAGIGDMPGQKRHWTLGLGLGAHLPLTDRLFADVDVISHNVFGLEEGWDSNRLLHQARLIGGWQLTSHLALIGGPTFNVLHATSGQTVGHISRLASEAGTRKVVLWPGVQLGLRI
- a CDS encoding sigma-54-dependent Fis family transcriptional regulator, whose amino-acid sequence is MDRIAVLVVDDEESVRTFLSELLGSAGYQVRCAASGAQALEMLSGGSFDAMLLDVVMPELSGLDVLRRYRSSGGSAPVIVLSALAGADDAVRAMKMGASDYLSKPFGNDELQDVLSRALGPRVPERAGAGGGRALAATSDSGVDARALISNSSSMRRARALVERIADTDVPVLLLGESGTGKEVIAREIHARSQRRGRPFIKVNCAALPGELLESELFGHERGAFTGATAEKPGKFELADQGTIFLDEIGEMAIRLQAKLLQVLQDEEFFRVGGKKSVRVDSRVVVATNRDLEKEIALGNFREDLYYRLNVVAIRLPPLRERKEDVLPLTDHFLKKYGRNFIHAASELPSEVLHAFADYDWPGNVRELENMVRRLCVLKDPTLVLDELHAASRSPASAPSLPTAYGGDDGTPLPRAEEPARAPVSPGVQVLEMPARGGASGSGVPEPVVNAVVPPTRYANPFDAPQPPPPPPPAGELSLKDIGKRAAMLAEREAILVMLQRTAWNKRRAATKLRISYKALLYKIKECGIVDPRASAEF
- a CDS encoding tetratricopeptide repeat protein, with the translated sequence MSSKSLFAAYSEGVHRSMAGSHEAAIQAFDKVLAEDPSHFPALTAKASSLKQLGRTPEALRCFQRAIELEPTLADPHRDAALCQLELGEPEAGAALMERAVQLNSAPGYREAAAVEVYTVGNALLTQGPRRPDKARYRLARQVFELALELSPAYVEAAKALSDVWAHLGDTAQRDHYAQLASRLRPAGA
- a CDS encoding GNAT family N-acetyltransferase → MSSTDAVTLRRLRPDEAEQVRALRQRALRESAHSFGSLPEEDAALPIEEMRARLGAGAPEERVAVGAFLAGSLVGVVGLRREGRHKTRHKATVWGMYVAPEARGTGLGRRLLLALIEEGRRMPGVERLLLAVVADNVAARSLYLSLGFEPYGLERRALRMGDTYLDEEFMVLSL
- a CDS encoding NAD-dependent epimerase/dehydratase family protein, whose amino-acid sequence is MSPPLVLLGSGYTLTRLAVAEASAGREVLAATRDPDRRARLTQAGARVGSLEAALLLAPGAHVVVSLPPEAGLDARVAEVLATAPPARLVYLSSTGVYGSARGQVDEDTAVDPSTPMSRGRLEAEARYLAVGAVVLRIAGIYGPGRGAHLRLRTGALRLPESGGGRLSRIHVDDLGRAIHVVLERGVPGAVYCVADDRPATLAQTVGWLCERLGLPLPSTVPLAQMHESLRGDRAISAARLKALGWAPLHPDFEAGFTAVLEEESRCD
- a CDS encoding diguanylate cyclase, whose protein sequence is MGRAGQPPTVLLVEPRADALERTRALLGEAGFRVVPVTRFDAAAPLFEVVRPDAALLAAQAPDFAAVQVARRLRQISRGTVPLMYLVDPHDPEAWRHCLQKGQCVDVAPRSGSGDELPMKLHAQLRLKQAVERAAVGEESSTALALHDAVTGLYNRPFLLALIGLEMRRAERYGGNFSVLTARVDGWASFRKEYGRGMAERLLVYCAVVLGQTVREADAVARVGECEFAVLLPGTPTETVQDVVARVGARFDAARFQVEGRVVQTALGLGAVSFPDTVGTPMQLLSAALQTLRRTREIRRAAGAPTRLSV
- a CDS encoding DUF4388 domain-containing protein, whose translation is MRGLSGDFSTMPLKDLVVHLGNRRATGTLRLERGDVRKQFALSEGHVTSASSNQAREFFGQFLINMGHLTEDQLEKAFATQAETRIFLGKILVMTGLVPESTVRNTLSHKFREMLLDAFPWQDGDFAFEAADDAPDIEGLDIRVDLLDVHREGEFRETAWEAIRAVFPMGGVRLTVDERKLPERKPGGVDERIVQHIKEGLSIDGIAMAMHATDFFLYQRLYALYRLDAVKVSDEPPEAAPVRASGPVVVVEDEDAPSDGVIGSESSSDEVLQAAQMFIDAGNLRDGEALARRAHEMSPSPASTALLKSAEAKLLTLLRKELMEPGRVPGLLVTPAQLKSTPLSAPERYLLSRVDGRRDVAAIVHVSPLQELEALKFFQGFVDAGLLQLTPR
- a CDS encoding glutaredoxin family protein, with the translated sequence MRVDIYSKPNCSLCEKARVVVEEVRARIPFELRILSILEDPELLTRWRYEIPVVVIDGVPAFTLQVDAESLEARVREAMGGIPVAKSLARDG